ATTTTTTACATCGATTTTATGATGACGTTCACCACGCCATTTATAGTTGCCATAATATTCGTGTATAACCCTTTCATACTACAGAATGCTTGGTTATCGACTTCATTTATTGCAGGTATGGTGTTTCTAAGTATAGTTCATGGATTAGACTACAAGTTCCGTGATCCCATATCCACAAATTGGAAGTATAAACCGTTGATGAATCTGATCACGGCTTTCATACTTTCTTGGTTGATATTTCCTGCAATCTGGAGTTACAGAAAAAACGAGTGGGGAACAAGGTAAGAACGAGGTTATTATGATGCGAAACACTCAACGTTGCAAGAAACACACTGAACCGATGCCACTATTCCCATGTAAAATATTTGGAAATGTGACAGTCGGATACTACTGCGTTGCATGCCATGATTTCATTGCTATACCAATAGTACCTGAGGTAGATGTGTTAAACAAACTGATAGAAACGTGCAGGAACGGCACGTTTGAGAGGAGTGAATTGCAATGTGCTCAATAATAGGATACAAGGGGAAATTGGCTGCGGCACCCATCTTAGTAGAAAGCCTGCAGCGTATGGAGTACCGGGGCTATGATAGTGTAGGGATGGCAATCATTAATGATCGCAGAATTCTCTTGCGAAAAGGGGTTGGCAAGGTCTTAGAAGTAAATCGATCTTTGAACTTGGAAGAGATGAGCGGTAATATAGGTATTGGACATACTAGGTGGGCTACACACGGAGCGGTTACAGATTACAATGCCCACCCGCATTCCTCATGCTCCAATGACATCGTAGTGGTGCACAATGGTATAATAGAAAATTACATGGAACTCAAGGAAGAGCTAATTCAGAAAGGGCATGTGTTTAAGAGTCAGACTGACAGCGAAGTGATCGCTCACCTTCTTGAAGAATATTATAATCGTAGTGTTAAAAGAGCAATAATTCAGACCTGCAAAAGGCTCAAGGGGTCATATGCCTTTGTGGCCGTTTTTACAAATGGAACAATTGCTGGGGCTCGATATGATGAACCGCTAATCGTTGGTATAGCGAAAAACGGCTACTTTCTGTCAAGCGATGTTCTTGGCTTCTTGAAATATACTGACAAGGCAATATTTCTGGATAACTGCGATATAGTTCTCTTAAATCATGCATTATCGATATTCGATTTCAGTGGCAGAAAGATCACACGTCCAGTTACCCAAGTTGCCTGGGAGCTTGGTGCTGTTGAAAAGGGCAGGTATGCCCATTATACACTAAAGGAAATAAATGAGCAGAAGTATACGATCGTTAATGCTGCCAATCAGAATGAAACGATGATGCAACTTTTCTGTGATATCATATCAAAAGCAAGGAGCCTGTACATTACTGGCAGTGGCACAAGTTACAACGCTGCATTAATAGCAAAGCATATCTTCGCAAAATTTGTCAAGATAAGAGCAGAAACGATAATGTCAAGCGAGTTTCAATATGCACCAGAGATCTTAGACGAAGATTCTGTATTAATTGCAATTTCGCAGAGTGGTGAGACTGCAGATGTGTTGCAATCTGCAAAGACTGCTAAAGCGTTCAAGGCGAGAGTTCTCTCAATAGTGA
The nucleotide sequence above comes from Nitrososphaerales archaeon. Encoded proteins:
- the glmS gene encoding glutamine--fructose-6-phosphate transaminase (isomerizing), coding for MCSIIGYKGKLAAAPILVESLQRMEYRGYDSVGMAIINDRRILLRKGVGKVLEVNRSLNLEEMSGNIGIGHTRWATHGAVTDYNAHPHSSCSNDIVVVHNGIIENYMELKEELIQKGHVFKSQTDSEVIAHLLEEYYNRSVKRAIIQTCKRLKGSYAFVAVFTNGTIAGARYDEPLIVGIAKNGYFLSSDVLGFLKYTDKAIFLDNCDIVLLNHALSIFDFSGRKITRPVTQVAWELGAVEKGRYAHYTLKEINEQKYTIVNAANQNETMMQLFCDIISKARSLYITGSGTSYNAALIAKHIFAKFVKIRAETIMSSEFQYAPEILDEDSVLIAISQSGETADVLQSAKTAKAFKARVLSIVNIPTSSLARISDAFLGINCGPEVGVAATKSFTGQLAVIYNVADRLCEGCIGIADREDITRTVKAVLAESEVIADIANEFQDVKDIYLLGRASHYPIALEGALKLKELAYVHAEGIAAGELKHGPLALMDKDTEVIILNPSDSTYDDTLSNVHEIKARGAKIIGISDKYDSVYDHLIKIPKVNEALYPLIEVIPLQMLAYHTALMRNADPDYPRNLAKSVTVK